The Comamonas testosteroni genome contains the following window.
AGGAGGCCAAGGCGTTGTTCGAAGGGGGCGTGAAAGAGCTTTTGGTGATCAGCCAGGATACCTCTGCCTATGGTGTGGATGTGAAGTACCGCACCGGCTTCTGGGACGGCAAGCCCGTCAAGACCCGCATGCTGGAGCTTGCCGACGAGCTGGGCAAGCTGGCGCAGCAGCACGGTGCCTGGGTGCGTCTGCACTATGTCTACCCCTATCCCACCGTGGATGCGGTCCTGCCCTTGATGGCCGAGGGCAAGATCCTGCCTTACCTGGATGTGCCCTTGCAGCATAGCCACCCCGATGTCCTCAAGCGCATGAAGCGACCCGCGTCGGGCGAAAAGAACCTGGACCGTATCCGCGAGTGGCGCAAGATCTGCCCCGAGTTGGTGATTCGTTCCACCTTCATTGCCGGTTTCCCCGGTGAGACCGAGGAGGAGTTCGAGCATCTGCTGGACTTCATTCGCGAAGCCGAGATCGACCGTGCCGGCTGCTTTGCCTACAGTCCCGTCGAAGGCGCCACAGCCAACGAACTTCCCGGCATGTTGCCTGAAGAAGTACGCGAAGCACGTCGTGCGCGTTTCATGGAGGTGGCCGAGGAGGTCTCCACCAAGCGTCTGCAGCGTCGCGTAGGCCAGGTCATGAAGGTGTTGGTGGACAAGGCTGTCAGCCTGGGCAAAAAGGGCGGTGTGGGCCGGACCTATGCCGATGCTCCCGAAATCGACGGTGTGGTTCACATCCAGCCGCCCGAGAAGGCCAGCAAGACCTACAAGGTGGGCGAGCTGATCAGCGTGCGCATCGTGGGTACGCAGGGGCATGATCTGGTGGGTGTTCCGGTTTGAATTTTCATGGCGTCACTGTGCGGCGCCATTTCAATCCAGTAGAGACAAAAGGCCGCGACTGCGGCCTTTTTTGCATCCGATATCTTGGCCTCTTGGTTGTCGCTCTTGCCTGCCAATGGCCTGCGGAAGATCCTGATGCAACGAAGGGCTCAGATTCGTCTCTGATCGGGGCAGCACCGCCTCCGGGGTCGATTTGAGATCCAAGACATGACGTCAGCACGAAACACTTTTCCTGGGAAAAGCGCTGCAGCATTTGTTATTCATGTGAGAAATTGCCTTTCTCGGAAGACAGCCTCTTGTCTGTAAAGAGGTTTCCATCGAAAGGTGACGAGCCTGATCTCGGCACTGTATCCACAGTTAGGGCTGCTTGGTTCCCCACCTGACCCGGTTGGCTGCTTCCCCATGCGAGGAGGCCCGTCACGCTCGATTATAGATGCAAAACCGACACAGCCCCGCGAGCTTTGAAATGAGATTCCAGGAGCTGGCTTGTTGGCATGCCCCGGCCCCGTAGAATCAGAGGCTATGTCTTATTTAGTGCTTGCTCGCAAATACCGGCCTCGTACCTTCACCGAAATGGTGGGGCAGGAGCACGTGGTTCAGGCTCTGACCAATGCGTTGACCCAGCAGCGCCTGCACCATGCCTATCTGTTCACGGGCACACGTGGCGTGGGCAAGACCACGGTGTCGCGCATTCTGGCCAAGTCTCTGAATTGCCAGGGCCTGGACGGTAACGGTGGAATCACCGCAACCCCTTGCGGGGTTTGTGCAGCATGCACTGAAATCGATAGCGGCCGTTTCCCTGACTACACCGAGCTGGATGCTGCATCCAACCGGGGTGTGGATGAGGTGCAGAGCCTGCTGGAGCAGGCGGTGTACAAGCCGGTGCAGGGGCGCTTCAAGGTCTTCATGATCGACGAAGTGCACATGCTGACAAACACCGCGTTCAACGCCATGCTCAAGACGCTGGAAGAGCCTCCGGAATATCTGAAGTTCGTGCTGGCCACGACCGATCCGCAGAAAGTGCCAGTCACTGTGCTCTCGCGCTGCCTGCAGTTCAATCTGCGCCCGATGGCGCCCGAGACGGTTCTGGAGCACCTGACCCATGTGCTGGACAAGGAAAGCGTGCCGGCAGAGCCTCAGGCGCTGCGATTGCTGTCGCGTGCTGCGCGTGGCTCCATGCGCGATGCGCTGAGCCTGACCGATCAGGCAATTGCCTTTGGCAGCGGGCAGTTGCAGGAGGCGACGGTGCGCCAGATGCTGGGCAGCGTGGATCGCAGCCATGTCTTTCGCCTGATCGATGCCTTGGCGCAGGGTCATGGGCGTACGGTGGTTGAAGTCTCCGAAGAGCTGCGCCACAACGGTCTGTCTGCTGCATCGACTCTGGAAGAAATGTGCACCGTGCTGCAGCGCATGGCCGTGTTGCAGGCCGTGCCCGATATGCCACTGGATGCCAGCGATCCGGAGGCCGCCGAAGTAGACCGACTGGCCAGTCTGATGCCGCGCGACGAGACTCAGCTGCTCTACAGCATCTGCCTGCACGGTCGTGCAGAACTGGGGCTGGCCCCGGACGAGTACGCTGCACTGACCATGGCGCTGCTGCGGCTGCTGGCCTTCAAGCCGGAAAACGCCGACGCCGGCATGGCTGAAAAAAAAACTCCGGCGCTGAGGCCTAGCCGGCCTGTTGTCCAGACTCCGACTCCGATTCAGCAGCCTCCGGCTTCACCGCCAGCGGCGATGGAGGCACCACCGGCCAAGGTTCAGTCCGTGCAGCCCGTTGTGGAATCCGCGCTGGAGTCCGCACCGGCGCAGGAGCCCGCGTCAGTGGTCGGCATGGCCGAGCCAGAACAGATTCAAGCAGTTGCCGATCGCCCAGATTCAGCGGCGTATTCCGAAGCAGATCTGGTGGTGCAGGCCGTCCCGGAGTCGACCCGGTCGCCAGTTCCTGCGGTGATGCCTGAGCCTGCTGCGGTTCAGCAACCCACGCCCTCGGCGAATCATGAAGCAGTCGCAGAGGCTGGCCAGATGCCCGCCGACGATGCGTCCGAGAGCGCAGAGGGCACCGATATGGCTGATGCTCCCGAAGAGCAGGATGTCAGCGAGGCGGCCTGGGCAGGCATGCCCGATGAGGGCTGGTCTGACGATGGGCGCTGGGGCGATGATGCCGACCTGGATGTCGGCCAGCCCCTGCATGCCATGCCGCCCATGGAGTCTGACGAACCTGCGGCCCAGAGCGCGAGCGGCGGCTATGTCAGCACGGCCCAGGATGCCGCCCCCGTGGAGCGCACAGCCGAGGGCGATCTGTGGTTTGGCGTGGTTCAGCAGTTGCTGCAGAGCGAAGCCGTGGTGGCCGTGGCGCGGCAGCTGGCGCTGCAGTCGCAGCTGCTGGGGCGTGAAGGCGATCTGTGGCGACTGCGCGTGGAGTCCAGCTCGCTCAATCAGGCTGGCACACGTGATCGTCTGCGTGCTGCGCTGGAAGCAGCCGGTCATGCGCGACAATTGCAGGTTGAGCAGGGGCCCGTGACGGACAGTCCTGCCCGTCGACTGGCCCTGGAAAGACAAGCCAGCCAGTTGCTGGCCGAGGACATTGTCAAAAGCAATCCGCAGGTTCAAGCCTTGATGCGAGACTTTGGAGCGAAAATCGTGCCCGGTAGCATCAAGCCCATATCTATTCAGCCTGAATAAGGCGTTTCAACAAAAGAAGGAATTCTCATGTTCAACAAAGGACAACTCGCCGGTTTGATGAAGCAAGCTCAGGCCATGCAGGACAACCTGAAGAAGGCTCAGGAAGAGCTGGGCAATATTGAAGTCGAAGGCGAATCCGGTGCCGGTCTGGTCAAGGTCGTGATGACCTGCAAGCATGACGTCAAGCGCATCACCATCGACCCCAGCCTGCTGGCCGAAGATAAGGACATGCTGGAAGACCTGGTGGCTGCCGCCTTCAACGCTGCTGTGCGCAAGGCCGAAGAGACCTCCAACGAGAAGATGGGCAAGATTACTGCCGGTATGCCCGGCCTGCCCGGCGGAATGAAGTTCCCGTTCTGACGGATTTCCCCCTGAGCGGCAGTGCCGCTTCCCCGGCTTAGGGCATGCGAGCGTTGTGGGCAGGGGAATGAATGGCGATCTGCGTAGTGGCAGATCGCCTTTTTTCTGGTGACTGAAAGGACAGGCCTGTGTCTGATGTGCAATCTCTGGACGCCTTGATCGAGGCCTTGCGCCGACTGCCGGGCGTGGGCATCAAGTCGGCGCAGCGTATGGCGTTTCATTTGCTGCAGCGTGATCAGGCTGGTGCGCTGCAGCTGGCGCGGGCGCTGGATTCTGCGGTGAACTCTGTTCATCACTGCGAGCGCTGCCATACGTTTACCGAAGGCGCTATCTGCAGCATCTGTGATGACGCCGGGCGCGACGGGGCCCGGCTGTGCGTGGTCGAGGCTCCGGCCGATCTGGCCGCCATGGAACGCACGGGGGCCTATCAGGGCTATTACTATGTGCTGATGGGGCGGCTGTCGCCGCTCGACGGCGTGGGTCCCAAGGAAATCGGCATGAAGCAGCTGCTGGAGCGCGCCTGTGACGGTGTGGTGCAGGAGGTGATTCTGGCCACCAGCTTCACGGCAGAGGGCGAGGCCACGGCCCATGCCATCAGCGAGGCGCTCAAGTCGCGCGGCATTCTGGTCACGCGGCTGGCGCGTGGCGTGCCGATAGGCAGCGAACTTGAATATGTGGACCTCGGCACGATTGCCCACGCGCTGGTGGACAGGCGCTGAAAATATTGCTTGAATTGGCTGCCAGCGCTTTTATATCGCGCGTGTGCCGCTATTGATTTCTTTGAATGAGTGGAGATGAAAAAGCCCGCTGGTTTTTGCGGACAGCGGGCTTTTTTGCGGGGGGCGAAACTTATTTGCGCTTCTTGGCTGGTGTGCCGCCACGTGCCTTGGGTTCGCTCTTGCCGCCACGGGGAGCGGGCGCGCTGCCGGCTCTGGTGTTCTTGCTGGCGGCTGCCACCTTGCTGCCGCCACGGGTATTGCGGGCTGACTCGCGTGGGCTGTCGTTGGCTTCGGCGCGTGCGCTGCGGGCTGCGCGGCTGGGCAGGTAGGCAATCAGCGACTGGCCGGGGCGCAAGGATGCCGTGGACTTGAGGTCGTTCCAGTCCGCGAGGTTGGAGACGCTGATGCCATAGCGGCTGGCCACGCTGACCAGGGTATCGCGCTTGCGCGCCTTGACCGTGGTGCGCACGGTCACGATCTCGGGGGCGAAGGAGATCTGGCCGTTGTCTGCCACATGGCCGGGCACATCGGTCTTGACGTTGGCATCGCGCGGCACCATCAGAGCCGAGCCGGCCTTGATCAGCATGCGTGGAGGGATGTTGTTGATGGCGCGCAGGTCGGCTTCACCCAGGCCTGCACGCTGGGCGGCTTCAGCCACGGTGATGGTGGTGGGCACGGTCCATACCGTCCAGCTGGCAAACTGGCCTTCGCTATAGGCCTGCAGATTGCGGCGGAAAACCTTGGCGTTGTCCCAGGGCAGCAGCACCTGCGGCGTGGCGCGCGCAAAGATCACCGGTTTGTGAAAGCTGGGGTTGAGCGCCTTGAAGTCCTTGACGCTCACATCGGCCAGCTTGGCCACCAGCTCAACGTCGATGTCGTGCGGCAGATCCACGGCCTGGAAATAGGGGTGGTTCTCGATGATGGGAAGCTCGGTGTTGAACTTCTCGGGCTCGGCCACGATGTTCTTGACGGCTTGCAGCTTGGGCACGTAATTGCGGGTTTCGGCAGGCATCTGCAGATCAAGGTAGCCCGCGGGCTGGCCCAGCTTTTCGTTGCGCTTGATGGCGCGGCCCACGCTGCCCTCGCCCCAGTTATAGGCGGCCAGGGCCAGATGCCAGTCGCCGAACATGTTGTAGAGCTTTTGCAGATAGTCGAGCGCGGCGCGGGTCGAGGCCAGCACATCGCGGCGATCATCGCGGAAGACATTCTGCTTGAGGTCGAAATAGGTGCCCGTGGCCGGCATGAACTGCCACATGCCGGCGGCCTTGGCGCTGGAGACAGCCTGAGGATTGAAGGCGCTCTCGATGAAGGGCAACAGCGCCAACTCTGTCGGCATATTGCGGCGCTCCAGTTCCTCGACGATGTGGAACAGGTATTTGCTCGACCGCTCCGTCATGCGCTGTATGTAGTCGGGGCGCGTGGCATACCACTGCTCCTGGTTCTGGACCAGATCCTGCTCAAGATTGGGCATGGCAAAGCCCTTGCGGATGCGAACCCAGAGATCGCCCGTGGCTTCAAGCTCCGCGACTTCAGAGCTGCCGACTTTGCCCTGGCCCAGGGGTTTGAGCGGGCCGTTCGGATACATGGGGTCGACGCTGCTGGTGGTGGCGCAGCCGGTCAATATCAGTGCGCTTGTCAGCAGCAGGGTGGATAGCAGCTTCATCAGAAAACGTTTTTCCATTGGCGCAAGGTAGACAGCACGCTGGCGGGCTCCTCGGGCCTGGTTTGAGGATCATGGTGCACGGCGGCTGCGATCACATCGGCAGCGCGGCTTCGCATGAACGGGTTGATGGCCAGCTCGGTCTGCAATGTGGAGGGCAGCGTGGGCTGCCCGTTCTTGCGCAGTTGCTGGCAATATTCCAGATACTGAGCCAGTTCCGGGTTGTTTGGTTCCACGGCCTGCGCAAATCGCAGGTTGGAAATTGTGTACTCATGTGCGCAGCACACCAGCGTGTTGCCGGGCAGGGCGGCCAGTGCGTCCAGCGAAGTCTGCATCTGCGCTGCCGTGCCTTCGAAAAGGCGCCCGCAGCCGCCCGAGAACAGCGTGTCGCCGCAGAACAGCAGGGGCTGGTCTTGTGCCTGTGTGCTGAAGAAGGCGATATGACCGCTGGTGTGTCCCGGCACATCGATGACCCTCCAGGGGCCGCCGAGCAGCTCCACGCTGTTGCCTCCCTGCACGCGTGTGACGGGCTCCGGCAGGGACTCGTAGGCGGGGCCCCAGACCGGGGCGCCGGTGGCCGCGCGAATGGCATCGATGCCGCCCACATGGTCGGCATGATGGTGGGTGACTAAAATGCCCTGCAGTTTCAGGCCCCGCTGTGCCAATGTGCTCAGCACAGGCTCGGCCTGACCCGGATCGACGACCACGGCATGTTCTGCATCGTGGAGCATCCAGATGTAGTTGTCGGAAAAAGCGGGAATGGGCAACAGGTTCATGAGCTGCAAAATTATAGAGATGCATCACTGGACGGATTCAGCCCTCGGGCACTATCTCCTGGAATGGGAGCAGCAGCGCTTTGACGAGGCGGTTGCGGATATCTTTGGCTACCACGCCTTGCAGCTGGGCTTGCCACAGCTGCAAGGCCTGCGCAGCAACCGCATGCCTCATCGCTGGCTGGCGCTGGAGGGCCTCGATCCCGTTCCGGATGCAAAAGCAGGCACTGTAGCGCAAGCGAAGGCGACCGCAGTGTCGCCGCCGCTGCCACCCGCTGATGATGCACAGAATTTTGCCCCGTTGGTGCCGGCGCTCAGAACCGCCCCGGAAGCCCTGCCTTTTGCCGAGGCCAGCCTCGATCTGCTGCTGATGCCGCATACGCTGGAGGCTTGCAACGATCCGCATGCCGCGCTGCGCGAGGCTGCGCGGGTGCTGGTGCCGGAAGGCAGACTGGTGATCAGCGGGCTGAACCCCTCCAGTCTGCTGGGCTTGCAGCGCCGGGTGGAGCGCAGTGCGGGATATTTGCCGGACTTGAGCCTGGGTGTGGGTTATTGGCGTTTGCGCGATTGGCTGCGTTTGCTGAGCTTCGAGATCGAAGCAGTGCAATTTGGCTGTTATCGTCCTGCCACTCAAAGTGAGAAGTGGCTGAGCCGCTGGCAGTTCATGGAAGGCCTGGGCCACCGCTGCTGGCCGGTGATGGGGGGCGTCTATTGTGTGGTGGCCGTCAAGCGTGTGCAGGGCATGCGGCTGATGAGCCCGAGCTGGCGCAAGAGCAGCGTGCCGGCCGGCATGAAGGCGCCCGTGACCCAGAAGCAGCCGCCGGACATGTCCTGGCGTAACAAGGAAGAAAATTGAATCAAGTTGTGATCTATACCGATGGTGCCTGCAAGGGCAATCCCGGCCCTGGCGGCTGGGGCGCATTGCTGCAGGCCGGATCGGCGCAGAAAGAACTCTTCGGTGGTGAACTGGGAACCACCAATAACCGCATGGAGCTCAAGGCCGTGATCGAGGCGCTGTCCGCGCTCAAGCGTCCCTGCGATGTGGTGCTGTATCTGGACAGTCAGTACGTGCGCAAAGGCATTACCGAGTGGATACAGGGCTGGAAGGCCAAGGGCTGGGTCACTGCTTCCAAGGAGCCCGTCAAAAATGTCGAACTCTGGAAGCAGCTGGACGCGCTGGTGCAGGGCAGCGGCCACCGTATCGACTGGCGCTGGGTCAAGGGCCATGCCGGAGACCCCGGCAATGAGCGCGCCGATGCGCTGGCCAACAAGGGCGTGGAGCTGGCGCTCAAGAACGGCTGAGCCAGGAGCCGGGCCAGCTGCGCTGGCTCAGCTCGTGATTTGTGCCAGCGTTTCTTGGATCTGTTGTTCGGATTCGGGGCGTACGATGCGCGCCACTTCCTTGCCGTCACGCAGAAAAATCAGCGTGGGCCAGAGCTTGACGCGATAGCTGCGGCCCAGCGGCCGGCCGGGACCATCTTCCACCTTGATGTGCGCCACTTCCGGCTGGGCTGACAGCGCGGACTGCAACAGCGGCTGGGCGCGTTGGCAGTGGCCGCACCAGGGGGCGCCAAATTCCAGCAAATTCGCGCCCTTGAGCGCATCGATGGCCTGCCTTGTGGGTTCTGTGGCCCAGTGGGTGGCTTGGTATGGCATGAAATATTTCCCAGAATGGATCGAGGGTCGAAGACCAGGCAGAAAGTCCGTCTTCAGATCAGACCCTGCAGCAGCAGGACATTGACGGATTCTCCGGGCAGGACATCGCCGCGCGCATCGTCCAGCACGATGATGCAGTCGGCGGCGACCATGGAACTGAGCACGCCCGAGCCTTGCGGTCCCGTGGTGCGCACGGCGGCCTGGCCCTTCTCATCGAGTTCGAGCACGCCGCGCAGATATTCGGTACGGCCCGGGCGTTTGCGCAGGCGCTCGCTGCTGATCGCCTGCAGCAATGGCATGTGGGTGCTGCGTTCGCCTGCCAGCATGGCCAGGGCTGGGCGCACAAACATCAGAAAGCTCACCATGGCGGCCACCGGGTTGCCGGGCAGTCCCAGCAGCACAGCCGGGCGCTGAGTGGGCGGCGGATTACTCTGATTTTGGGGGCTGCTTGCGCTTGTCTTGATCGGGATGCCTGCCGATCTGGTCAGTGAGATTCCTCCGGCGGGAGCGAGCAGGCCCACGGCCAGCGGCCGACCGGGACGCATGGCCACCCGCCAGAACTGCACGGTGCCCAGGCGCTG
Protein-coding sequences here:
- the rimO gene encoding 30S ribosomal protein S12 methylthiotransferase RimO, which encodes MKSIDSVSPTQTTIPKVGFVSLGCPKALTDSELILTQLSAEGYQTSKTFEGADLVIVNTCGFIDDAVKESLDTIGEALAANGKVIVTGCLGAKAGKEGGSTMVAEVHPSVLAVTGPHATQEVMDAVHTHLPKPHDPFVDLVPGSFGDAGIKLTPKHYAYLKISEGCNHRCTFCIIPSMRGDLVSRPIGDVLKEAKALFEGGVKELLVISQDTSAYGVDVKYRTGFWDGKPVKTRMLELADELGKLAQQHGAWVRLHYVYPYPTVDAVLPLMAEGKILPYLDVPLQHSHPDVLKRMKRPASGEKNLDRIREWRKICPELVIRSTFIAGFPGETEEEFEHLLDFIREAEIDRAGCFAYSPVEGATANELPGMLPEEVREARRARFMEVAEEVSTKRLQRRVGQVMKVLVDKAVSLGKKGGVGRTYADAPEIDGVVHIQPPEKASKTYKVGELISVRIVGTQGHDLVGVPV
- the dnaX gene encoding DNA polymerase III subunit gamma/tau, producing MSYLVLARKYRPRTFTEMVGQEHVVQALTNALTQQRLHHAYLFTGTRGVGKTTVSRILAKSLNCQGLDGNGGITATPCGVCAACTEIDSGRFPDYTELDAASNRGVDEVQSLLEQAVYKPVQGRFKVFMIDEVHMLTNTAFNAMLKTLEEPPEYLKFVLATTDPQKVPVTVLSRCLQFNLRPMAPETVLEHLTHVLDKESVPAEPQALRLLSRAARGSMRDALSLTDQAIAFGSGQLQEATVRQMLGSVDRSHVFRLIDALAQGHGRTVVEVSEELRHNGLSAASTLEEMCTVLQRMAVLQAVPDMPLDASDPEAAEVDRLASLMPRDETQLLYSICLHGRAELGLAPDEYAALTMALLRLLAFKPENADAGMAEKKTPALRPSRPVVQTPTPIQQPPASPPAAMEAPPAKVQSVQPVVESALESAPAQEPASVVGMAEPEQIQAVADRPDSAAYSEADLVVQAVPESTRSPVPAVMPEPAAVQQPTPSANHEAVAEAGQMPADDASESAEGTDMADAPEEQDVSEAAWAGMPDEGWSDDGRWGDDADLDVGQPLHAMPPMESDEPAAQSASGGYVSTAQDAAPVERTAEGDLWFGVVQQLLQSEAVVAVARQLALQSQLLGREGDLWRLRVESSSLNQAGTRDRLRAALEAAGHARQLQVEQGPVTDSPARRLALERQASQLLAEDIVKSNPQVQALMRDFGAKIVPGSIKPISIQPE
- a CDS encoding YbaB/EbfC family nucleoid-associated protein; translated protein: MFNKGQLAGLMKQAQAMQDNLKKAQEELGNIEVEGESGAGLVKVVMTCKHDVKRITIDPSLLAEDKDMLEDLVAAAFNAAVRKAEETSNEKMGKITAGMPGLPGGMKFPF
- the recR gene encoding recombination mediator RecR, yielding MSDVQSLDALIEALRRLPGVGIKSAQRMAFHLLQRDQAGALQLARALDSAVNSVHHCERCHTFTEGAICSICDDAGRDGARLCVVEAPADLAAMERTGAYQGYYYVLMGRLSPLDGVGPKEIGMKQLLERACDGVVQEVILATSFTAEGEATAHAISEALKSRGILVTRLARGVPIGSELEYVDLGTIAHALVDRR
- a CDS encoding transglycosylase SLT domain-containing protein codes for the protein MKLLSTLLLTSALILTGCATTSSVDPMYPNGPLKPLGQGKVGSSEVAELEATGDLWVRIRKGFAMPNLEQDLVQNQEQWYATRPDYIQRMTERSSKYLFHIVEELERRNMPTELALLPFIESAFNPQAVSSAKAAGMWQFMPATGTYFDLKQNVFRDDRRDVLASTRAALDYLQKLYNMFGDWHLALAAYNWGEGSVGRAIKRNEKLGQPAGYLDLQMPAETRNYVPKLQAVKNIVAEPEKFNTELPIIENHPYFQAVDLPHDIDVELVAKLADVSVKDFKALNPSFHKPVIFARATPQVLLPWDNAKVFRRNLQAYSEGQFASWTVWTVPTTITVAEAAQRAGLGEADLRAINNIPPRMLIKAGSALMVPRDANVKTDVPGHVADNGQISFAPEIVTVRTTVKARKRDTLVSVASRYGISVSNLADWNDLKSTASLRPGQSLIAYLPSRAARSARAEANDSPRESARNTRGGSKVAAASKNTRAGSAPAPRGGKSEPKARGGTPAKKRK
- the gloB gene encoding hydroxyacylglutathione hydrolase, with amino-acid sequence MNLLPIPAFSDNYIWMLHDAEHAVVVDPGQAEPVLSTLAQRGLKLQGILVTHHHADHVGGIDAIRAATGAPVWGPAYESLPEPVTRVQGGNSVELLGGPWRVIDVPGHTSGHIAFFSTQAQDQPLLFCGDTLFSGGCGRLFEGTAAQMQTSLDALAALPGNTLVCCAHEYTISNLRFAQAVEPNNPELAQYLEYCQQLRKNGQPTLPSTLQTELAINPFMRSRAADVIAAAVHHDPQTRPEEPASVLSTLRQWKNVF
- a CDS encoding class I SAM-dependent methyltransferase, whose product is MHHWTDSALGHYLLEWEQQRFDEAVADIFGYHALQLGLPQLQGLRSNRMPHRWLALEGLDPVPDAKAGTVAQAKATAVSPPLPPADDAQNFAPLVPALRTAPEALPFAEASLDLLLMPHTLEACNDPHAALREAARVLVPEGRLVISGLNPSSLLGLQRRVERSAGYLPDLSLGVGYWRLRDWLRLLSFEIEAVQFGCYRPATQSEKWLSRWQFMEGLGHRCWPVMGGVYCVVAVKRVQGMRLMSPSWRKSSVPAGMKAPVTQKQPPDMSWRNKEEN
- the rnhA gene encoding ribonuclease HI codes for the protein MNQVVIYTDGACKGNPGPGGWGALLQAGSAQKELFGGELGTTNNRMELKAVIEALSALKRPCDVVLYLDSQYVRKGITEWIQGWKAKGWVTASKEPVKNVELWKQLDALVQGSGHRIDWRWVKGHAGDPGNERADALANKGVELALKNG
- a CDS encoding thioredoxin family protein, with amino-acid sequence MPYQATHWATEPTRQAIDALKGANLLEFGAPWCGHCQRAQPLLQSALSAQPEVAHIKVEDGPGRPLGRSYRVKLWPTLIFLRDGKEVARIVRPESEQQIQETLAQITS